The Cyclopterus lumpus isolate fCycLum1 chromosome 6, fCycLum1.pri, whole genome shotgun sequence genome contains a region encoding:
- the ambra1b gene encoding activating molecule in BECN1-regulated autophagy protein 1b isoform X2 yields the protein MASRQRNSVRILSTRERGSQTFGSQRLLQLLVEEKVRWMKWQSQKVELPDSPRSTFLLAFSPDRTLMASTHVNHNIYITEVKTGKCLHSLVGHRRTPWCVTFHPTIPGLVASGCLDGEVRIWDLHGGSENWFTESNVAIASLAFHPTAQLLLIATNNELHFWDWSRPEPFAVVKTGSDTERVRLVRFDPLGHNLLTAIVNPSNQQSEEDSEVPMDSVEMPHFRQRSFLPSQPVRRTPILHNFLHILSSRSPGAQTGSEQPRPHGENGSNVGESPSIPLAQYPGAERGPPFPGCTQHLGMVCLCSRCSVNRNPSLAADVTPSDPRVALDAPQPSPASTFSSARTEPRQPSERPSAFTSVYYSGGTSLNPPAPSVVESHSTSRPGPDWTRNLLSMREGGVGPGMLPPRTSSSSISLLSVLRQQDGSSHAPVYTSASEGRGFPQQGEPGSRDAAGTSSGHHPFWDGSRSNTASFRNVLQCNLSRYFMEFDRMQDLEPPLGGGMVDGSQEQSQELLNNNIEPDRPGPSSTSSTSSPTIIHYQPPLPPPPAPQNLENNVPPPASRGHLNRCRACHNLLTFNHDSQRWERTNQASSTSASTLEPSSSSSSTFPPSSSPWQPEEGRRTLEAQPPESRAPLEPSEQPPPLADGGGGAGTGAFPIAPSPTQSGEQTVGLVYNQDTAQWERVYRQAAAGRSAEPPEALSQEMPVEPPDEDSLRRRLLESSLLSLSRYDMSGSRDHPIYPDPARLSPAAYYAQRMIQYLSRRDSIRQRSLRYQQNRLRAMSSSSDSPASNPSSSMDNSDVDFEELDDNGDRARHRTTRNARMSAPSLGRFVPRRFLLPEYLPYAGIFHERGQPGLATHSSVNRVLAGASIGDGQSAVASNIANTTYRLQWWDFTKFDLPEISNASVNVLVPNCKIYNDASCDISADGQLLAVFIPSSQRGFPDEGILAIYSLAPHNLGEVLYTKRFGPNAISVSLSPMGCYVMVGLASRRILLHPTTDHMVAQVFRLQQPHGGETSIRMVFNVVYPMAPDQRRHVSINSARWLPDPGMGLAYGTNKGDLVICRPVDGESPAESSSEPLFSVNNSGTSRTRGSDRPGPNRSGWRLDRDMGLMNAIGLQPRHPTPSVTSQGTQTPIIQLQNAETQTERELSEPSAPPPLPNVPPETPSTSRAAPGQQEASLSSRAGDGMPAEAAEATAGETPEFGSGEDALARIRRLIAEGGMTAVVQREQSTTMASMGGFGNNIIVSHRIHRGSQTAGAASRPPADPGTGAPSTSGPLLMAQTYAPHRADRPALWEPQPSGLPLVDVDDDSLPGPSSSLLLSSPSSSSSSSSSHSPHPSGEGGAFNSYAGDPYSR from the exons ATGGCGTCCCGTCAGAGGAACTCGGTGCGGATCCTGTCCACCCGGGAGCGAGGCTCCCAGACCTTCGGCTCTCAGAGgctcctgcagctgctggtggaggagaaggtcCGCTGGATGAAATGGCAGAGTCAG AAAGTGGAGCTGCCGGACAGCCCCCGCTCAACCTTCCTGCTGGCATTCAGCCCcgacag AACCCTGATGGCCTCCACTCATGTCAACCACAACATTTACATAACGGAGGTGAAGACTGGAAAGTGCCTACATTCCCTAGTGGGCCACCGTAGAACCCCCTGGTGTGTGACCTTTCACCCCACCATCCCCGGCCTGGTGGCCTCTGGGTGCCTCGATGGTGAAGTCCGTATCTGGGACCTGCAT GGCGGCAGTGAGAACTGGTTCACAGAGAGCAACGTGGCCATCGCCTCGCTGGCCTTCCACCCGACCGCGCAGCTGCTCCTCATCGCCACTAACAACGAGCTGCACTTCTGGGACTGGAGCAGGCCGGAGCCCTTTGCCGTGGTGAAGACGGGCAGCGACACGGAGAGAGTCCG GCTGGTGAGGTTCGACCCTCTTGGTCACAACCTACTGACGGCGATAGTGAATCCGTCCAATCAGCAG AGCGAGGAGGACTCTGAGGTGCCCATGGACAGCGTGGAGATGCCTCACTTTCGTCAGCGCTCCTTCCTGCCTTCCCAGCCGGTCCGCCGCACGCCCATCCTCCACAACTTCCTCCACATCCTGTCGTCTCGCTCCCCGGGGGCTCAGACGGGAAGCGAGCAGCCGCGACCTCACGGTGAAAATGGAAGCAACGTCGGAGAATCTCCGAGCATCCCCCTGGCCCAGTACCCCGGCGCCGAACGCGGGCCTCCCTTCCCGGGCTGTACTCAGCACCTTGGCATGGTGTGTCTGTGCAGTCGCTGCTCCGTCAATCGCAATCCTTCCCTGGCGGCCGACGTGACCCCGTCTGACCCCAGGGTGGCACTTGACGCCCCCCAGCCTTCCCCAGCTTCCACATTCTCTTCGGCCCGTACGGAGCCCAGGCAGCCCTCGGAGCGACCCTCGGCCTTTACCTCAGTCTACTACAGCGGCGGCACTTCTCTTAACCCCCCTGCACCGAGCGTAGTTGAGTCGCACTCCACCTCCAGGCCCGGACCCGACTGGACACGCAACCTGCTGAGCATGAGGGAAGGTGGGGTCGGTCCAGGTATGCTGCCTCCcagaacctcctcctcctccatcagcctGCTTTCAGTGCTCCGTCAGCAAGACGGGTCCTCTCACGCCCCTGTCTACACCTCCGCCTCTGAAGGACGGGGTTTCCCCCAACAAGGAGAGCCGGGGAGCCGAGACGCCGCCGGCACAAGCAGTGGGCATCATCCGTTCTGGGATGGCTCTCGCAGCAACACAGCCTCGTTCCGCAACGTGCTGCAGTGCAACCTGAGCCGCTACTTCATGGAGTTCGACCGCATGCAGGACCTAGAGCCGCCATTAGGGGGCGGGATGGTGGATGGAAGTCAGGAGCAGAGCCAAGAGCTGCTGAATAATAACATCGAGCCAGATAGACCTGGGCCTTCCTCaacttcctccacctcctcaccgACTATCATCCACTACcagcctcccctcccccctcctcctgccccccaAAACCTGGAGAACAATGTTCCTCCCCCGGCCTCTCGAGGCCACCTGAACCGCTGCCGGGCCTGCCACAACCTGCTGACCTTCAACCATGACTCTCAGCGCTGGGAGCGAACCAACCaggcctcctccacctctgccTCTACTCTAGagccctcctcttcttcttcctccacctttcctccttcttcttccccatgGCAGCctgaggagggcaggaggacaCTAGAAGCCCAACCCCCAGAGAGTAGGGCGCCTCTGGAGCCCAGCGAGCAGCCCCCACCCCttgcagatggaggtggaggtgcaggaaCTGGGGCCTTCCCGATTGCCCCATCCCCCACCCAGTCTGGAGAGCAGACCGTGGGCTTGGTGTACAACCAGGACACAGCACAGTGGGAGAGGGTGTACCGGCAGGCCGCTGCCGGCAGATCGGCAGAGCCACCGGAGGCCTTAAGCCAAGAAATGCCTGTTGAGCCCCCCGATGAGGACTCCCTGAGGAG GCGACTGTTGGAATCATCTCTGTTATCGTTGTCTCGCTATGACATGTCGGGGTCGAGAGACCACCCCATTTACCCCGATCCAGCCAg GCTCTCTCCAGCTGCTTATTACGCTCAGAGAATGATCCAGTATCTGTCGAGGAGGGACAGTATTCGCCAGCGGTCGCTTCGCTACCAGCAGAACCGCCTCCGGGCCATGTCGTCTTCATCCGACAGTCCTGCCAGTAACCCATCCAGCTCCATGGACAATAGCGATGTGGACTTTGAGGAACTGGA TGACAACGGAGACCGAGCCAGACACCGGACGACACGCAACGCCAGAATGTCTGCACCGTCTCTGGGTCGCTTTGTCCCGCG GCGTTTCCTCCTCCCTGAGTACCTTCCCTACGCTGGGATCTTCCACGAGAGAGGCCAGCCGGGCTTGGCGACACACTCCTCTGTCAACAGAGTGCTCGctg GTGCGTCGATCGGGGACGGCCAGTCCGCGGTGGCCAGCAACATCGCCAACACCACCTACCGCCTGCAGTGGTGGGACTTCACCAAGTTCGATCTGCCGGAGATCAGCAACG CTTCGGTCAACGTCCTGGTGCCAAACTGTAAAATCTACAACGACGCCTCTTGCGACATCTCCGCAGACGGCCAGCTGCTGGCGGTCTTCATTCCCAGCAGCCAGAGGGGGTTCCCGGACGAGGGCATCCTGGCCATCTACTCCCTGGCCCCCCACAACCTGGGGGAGGTGCTCTACACCAAGAGATTCG GTCCCAATGCTATCTCTGTTAGCTTGTCCCCGATGGGGTGCTACGTGATGGTGGGCCTGGCCTCTCGCAGGATCCTGCTGCACCCCACCACCGACCACATGGTGGCGCAAGTCTTCCGCCTGCAGCAGCCACACGGAGGAGAGACCTCCATCAGG ATGGTGTTCAACGTGGTCTACCCAATGGCTCCGGACCAGCGCCGCCACGTCAGCATCAACTCGGCCCGCTGGCTGCCGGACCCAGGGATGGGTCTGGCTTACGGGACCAACAAGGGGGACCTGGTCATCTGCCGGCCCGT CGATGGTGAGAGTCCCGCCGAGTCAAGCAGCGAGCCTTTATTCTCAGTCAACAACAGTGGAACCAGCCGGACCCGAGGTTCTGACAGACCAGG ACCCAACCGCTCCGGCTGGAGGCTGGACCGAGACATGGGTTTGATGAACGCCATTGGCCTTCAGCCCCGACATCCCACCCCTTCTGTGACATCACAAGGAACCCAGACGCCGATCATCCAGCTGCAGAACGCCGAGACCCAAACGGAGAGGGAGCTATCCGAGCCCAGCGCCCCCCCGCCGTTACCCA ATGTCCCTCCTGAGACTCCGTCCACCAGCCGAGCGGCTCCCGGGCAGCAGGAGGCGTCTCTGAGCAGCCGAGCGGGGGACGGCATGCCGGCCGAGGCGGCTGAAGCCACAGCCG GGGAGACTCCAGAGTTCGGCTCGGGGGAAGACGCTCTGGCTCGAATCCGCCGGCTGATCGCCGAGGGCGGCATGACCGCGGTGGTCCAGCGGGAGCAGAGCACCACTATGGCGTCCATGGGCGGCTTCGGGAACAACATCATCGTCAGCCACCGCATCCACCGCGGCTCCCAGACGGCAGGTGCGGCCTCCAGACCCCCGGCGGACCCAGGCACGGGGGCCCCTTCCACCTCGGGGCCCCTCCTCATGGCTCAGACCTACGCCCCCCACCGGGCTGATCGGCCGGCCCTGTGGGAGCCCCAGCCCTCTGGCCTCCCCCTGGTGGACGTGGACGACGACTCCCTGCCGGGCCCCTCTTCCTCGCTGCTGCTGTCTtccccgtcttcttcttcctcctcctcctcctctcacagcCCCCACCCCAGCGGAGAGGGAGGGGCCTTCAACAGTTACGCCGGCGACCCGTACAGCAGGTAG
- the ambra1b gene encoding activating molecule in BECN1-regulated autophagy protein 1b isoform X1, whose protein sequence is MASRQRNSVRILSTRERGSQTFGSQRLLQLLVEEKVRWMKWQSQKVELPDSPRSTFLLAFSPDRTLMASTHVNHNIYITEVKTGKCLHSLVGHRRTPWCVTFHPTIPGLVASGCLDGEVRIWDLHGGSENWFTESNVAIASLAFHPTAQLLLIATNNELHFWDWSRPEPFAVVKTGSDTERVRLVRFDPLGHNLLTAIVNPSNQQSEEDSEVPMDSVEMPHFRQRSFLPSQPVRRTPILHNFLHILSSRSPGAQTGSEQPRPHGENGSNVGESPSIPLAQYPGAERGPPFPGCTQHLGMVCLCSRCSVNRNPSLAADVTPSDPRVALDAPQPSPASTFSSARTEPRQPSERPSAFTSVYYSGGTSLNPPAPSVVESHSTSRPGPDWTRNLLSMREGGVGPGMLPPRTSSSSISLLSVLRQQDGSSHAPVYTSASEGRGFPQQGEPGSRDAAGTSSGHHPFWDGSRSNTASFRNVLQCNLSRYFMEFDRMQDLEPPLGGGMVDGSQEQSQELLNNNIEPDRPGPSSTSSTSSPTIIHYQPPLPPPPAPQNLENNVPPPASRGHLNRCRACHNLLTFNHDSQRWERTNQASSTSASTLEPSSSSSSTFPPSSSPWQPEEGRRTLEAQPPESRAPLEPSEQPPPLADGGGGAGTGAFPIAPSPTQSGEQTVGLVYNQDTAQWERVYRQAAAGRSAEPPEALSQEMPVEPPDEDSLRRRLLESSLLSLSRYDMSGSRDHPIYPDPARLSPAAYYAQRMIQYLSRRDSIRQRSLRYQQNRLRAMSSSSDSPASNPSSSMDNSDVDFEELDDNGDRARHRTTRNARMSAPSLGRFVPRRFLLPEYLPYAGIFHERGQPGLATHSSVNRVLAGASIGDGQSAVASNIANTTYRLQWWDFTKFDLPEISNASVNVLVPNCKIYNDASCDISADGQLLAVFIPSSQRGFPDEGILAIYSLAPHNLGEVLYTKRFGPNAISVSLSPMGCYVMVGLASRRILLHPTTDHMVAQVFRLQQPHGGETSIRMVFNVVYPMAPDQRRHVSINSARWLPDPGMGLAYGTNKGDLVICRPVFYRSDGESPAESSSEPLFSVNNSGTSRTRGSDRPGPNRSGWRLDRDMGLMNAIGLQPRHPTPSVTSQGTQTPIIQLQNAETQTERELSEPSAPPPLPNVPPETPSTSRAAPGQQEASLSSRAGDGMPAEAAEATAGETPEFGSGEDALARIRRLIAEGGMTAVVQREQSTTMASMGGFGNNIIVSHRIHRGSQTAGAASRPPADPGTGAPSTSGPLLMAQTYAPHRADRPALWEPQPSGLPLVDVDDDSLPGPSSSLLLSSPSSSSSSSSSHSPHPSGEGGAFNSYAGDPYSR, encoded by the exons ATGGCGTCCCGTCAGAGGAACTCGGTGCGGATCCTGTCCACCCGGGAGCGAGGCTCCCAGACCTTCGGCTCTCAGAGgctcctgcagctgctggtggaggagaaggtcCGCTGGATGAAATGGCAGAGTCAG AAAGTGGAGCTGCCGGACAGCCCCCGCTCAACCTTCCTGCTGGCATTCAGCCCcgacag AACCCTGATGGCCTCCACTCATGTCAACCACAACATTTACATAACGGAGGTGAAGACTGGAAAGTGCCTACATTCCCTAGTGGGCCACCGTAGAACCCCCTGGTGTGTGACCTTTCACCCCACCATCCCCGGCCTGGTGGCCTCTGGGTGCCTCGATGGTGAAGTCCGTATCTGGGACCTGCAT GGCGGCAGTGAGAACTGGTTCACAGAGAGCAACGTGGCCATCGCCTCGCTGGCCTTCCACCCGACCGCGCAGCTGCTCCTCATCGCCACTAACAACGAGCTGCACTTCTGGGACTGGAGCAGGCCGGAGCCCTTTGCCGTGGTGAAGACGGGCAGCGACACGGAGAGAGTCCG GCTGGTGAGGTTCGACCCTCTTGGTCACAACCTACTGACGGCGATAGTGAATCCGTCCAATCAGCAG AGCGAGGAGGACTCTGAGGTGCCCATGGACAGCGTGGAGATGCCTCACTTTCGTCAGCGCTCCTTCCTGCCTTCCCAGCCGGTCCGCCGCACGCCCATCCTCCACAACTTCCTCCACATCCTGTCGTCTCGCTCCCCGGGGGCTCAGACGGGAAGCGAGCAGCCGCGACCTCACGGTGAAAATGGAAGCAACGTCGGAGAATCTCCGAGCATCCCCCTGGCCCAGTACCCCGGCGCCGAACGCGGGCCTCCCTTCCCGGGCTGTACTCAGCACCTTGGCATGGTGTGTCTGTGCAGTCGCTGCTCCGTCAATCGCAATCCTTCCCTGGCGGCCGACGTGACCCCGTCTGACCCCAGGGTGGCACTTGACGCCCCCCAGCCTTCCCCAGCTTCCACATTCTCTTCGGCCCGTACGGAGCCCAGGCAGCCCTCGGAGCGACCCTCGGCCTTTACCTCAGTCTACTACAGCGGCGGCACTTCTCTTAACCCCCCTGCACCGAGCGTAGTTGAGTCGCACTCCACCTCCAGGCCCGGACCCGACTGGACACGCAACCTGCTGAGCATGAGGGAAGGTGGGGTCGGTCCAGGTATGCTGCCTCCcagaacctcctcctcctccatcagcctGCTTTCAGTGCTCCGTCAGCAAGACGGGTCCTCTCACGCCCCTGTCTACACCTCCGCCTCTGAAGGACGGGGTTTCCCCCAACAAGGAGAGCCGGGGAGCCGAGACGCCGCCGGCACAAGCAGTGGGCATCATCCGTTCTGGGATGGCTCTCGCAGCAACACAGCCTCGTTCCGCAACGTGCTGCAGTGCAACCTGAGCCGCTACTTCATGGAGTTCGACCGCATGCAGGACCTAGAGCCGCCATTAGGGGGCGGGATGGTGGATGGAAGTCAGGAGCAGAGCCAAGAGCTGCTGAATAATAACATCGAGCCAGATAGACCTGGGCCTTCCTCaacttcctccacctcctcaccgACTATCATCCACTACcagcctcccctcccccctcctcctgccccccaAAACCTGGAGAACAATGTTCCTCCCCCGGCCTCTCGAGGCCACCTGAACCGCTGCCGGGCCTGCCACAACCTGCTGACCTTCAACCATGACTCTCAGCGCTGGGAGCGAACCAACCaggcctcctccacctctgccTCTACTCTAGagccctcctcttcttcttcctccacctttcctccttcttcttccccatgGCAGCctgaggagggcaggaggacaCTAGAAGCCCAACCCCCAGAGAGTAGGGCGCCTCTGGAGCCCAGCGAGCAGCCCCCACCCCttgcagatggaggtggaggtgcaggaaCTGGGGCCTTCCCGATTGCCCCATCCCCCACCCAGTCTGGAGAGCAGACCGTGGGCTTGGTGTACAACCAGGACACAGCACAGTGGGAGAGGGTGTACCGGCAGGCCGCTGCCGGCAGATCGGCAGAGCCACCGGAGGCCTTAAGCCAAGAAATGCCTGTTGAGCCCCCCGATGAGGACTCCCTGAGGAG GCGACTGTTGGAATCATCTCTGTTATCGTTGTCTCGCTATGACATGTCGGGGTCGAGAGACCACCCCATTTACCCCGATCCAGCCAg GCTCTCTCCAGCTGCTTATTACGCTCAGAGAATGATCCAGTATCTGTCGAGGAGGGACAGTATTCGCCAGCGGTCGCTTCGCTACCAGCAGAACCGCCTCCGGGCCATGTCGTCTTCATCCGACAGTCCTGCCAGTAACCCATCCAGCTCCATGGACAATAGCGATGTGGACTTTGAGGAACTGGA TGACAACGGAGACCGAGCCAGACACCGGACGACACGCAACGCCAGAATGTCTGCACCGTCTCTGGGTCGCTTTGTCCCGCG GCGTTTCCTCCTCCCTGAGTACCTTCCCTACGCTGGGATCTTCCACGAGAGAGGCCAGCCGGGCTTGGCGACACACTCCTCTGTCAACAGAGTGCTCGctg GTGCGTCGATCGGGGACGGCCAGTCCGCGGTGGCCAGCAACATCGCCAACACCACCTACCGCCTGCAGTGGTGGGACTTCACCAAGTTCGATCTGCCGGAGATCAGCAACG CTTCGGTCAACGTCCTGGTGCCAAACTGTAAAATCTACAACGACGCCTCTTGCGACATCTCCGCAGACGGCCAGCTGCTGGCGGTCTTCATTCCCAGCAGCCAGAGGGGGTTCCCGGACGAGGGCATCCTGGCCATCTACTCCCTGGCCCCCCACAACCTGGGGGAGGTGCTCTACACCAAGAGATTCG GTCCCAATGCTATCTCTGTTAGCTTGTCCCCGATGGGGTGCTACGTGATGGTGGGCCTGGCCTCTCGCAGGATCCTGCTGCACCCCACCACCGACCACATGGTGGCGCAAGTCTTCCGCCTGCAGCAGCCACACGGAGGAGAGACCTCCATCAGG ATGGTGTTCAACGTGGTCTACCCAATGGCTCCGGACCAGCGCCGCCACGTCAGCATCAACTCGGCCCGCTGGCTGCCGGACCCAGGGATGGGTCTGGCTTACGGGACCAACAAGGGGGACCTGGTCATCTGCCGGCCCGT gttctACCGTAGCGATGGTGAGAGTCCCGCCGAGTCAAGCAGCGAGCCTTTATTCTCAGTCAACAACAGTGGAACCAGCCGGACCCGAGGTTCTGACAGACCAGG ACCCAACCGCTCCGGCTGGAGGCTGGACCGAGACATGGGTTTGATGAACGCCATTGGCCTTCAGCCCCGACATCCCACCCCTTCTGTGACATCACAAGGAACCCAGACGCCGATCATCCAGCTGCAGAACGCCGAGACCCAAACGGAGAGGGAGCTATCCGAGCCCAGCGCCCCCCCGCCGTTACCCA ATGTCCCTCCTGAGACTCCGTCCACCAGCCGAGCGGCTCCCGGGCAGCAGGAGGCGTCTCTGAGCAGCCGAGCGGGGGACGGCATGCCGGCCGAGGCGGCTGAAGCCACAGCCG GGGAGACTCCAGAGTTCGGCTCGGGGGAAGACGCTCTGGCTCGAATCCGCCGGCTGATCGCCGAGGGCGGCATGACCGCGGTGGTCCAGCGGGAGCAGAGCACCACTATGGCGTCCATGGGCGGCTTCGGGAACAACATCATCGTCAGCCACCGCATCCACCGCGGCTCCCAGACGGCAGGTGCGGCCTCCAGACCCCCGGCGGACCCAGGCACGGGGGCCCCTTCCACCTCGGGGCCCCTCCTCATGGCTCAGACCTACGCCCCCCACCGGGCTGATCGGCCGGCCCTGTGGGAGCCCCAGCCCTCTGGCCTCCCCCTGGTGGACGTGGACGACGACTCCCTGCCGGGCCCCTCTTCCTCGCTGCTGCTGTCTtccccgtcttcttcttcctcctcctcctcctctcacagcCCCCACCCCAGCGGAGAGGGAGGGGCCTTCAACAGTTACGCCGGCGACCCGTACAGCAGGTAG